The Ostrea edulis chromosome 1, xbOstEdul1.1, whole genome shotgun sequence genomic sequence AGTTGTTATAGTACTTGTTAGTCACTAAGCTGAATGTTGTATACTAACACGAACGAATCGACAACCAAAACGAGGTTAAAGTAGAAAGAATTCAAAAGTATCGGACGTTTTTGATCTcagaggattttatttttaaatctaaCTGTATAACAATCAAAAGAgctatatgtacattgtactcagtattaattttgtttttgttaagtTTGTTGATCCAAGTCTCTGGTTTGTAAACACTTGTGGATTTCTGTACTTTTCTTCTCTCTGTGAGTATATGCACTTACATGTTACTAGTATATAATGACtttttccagctatttaaacaCGAGAAACAGCAATTCGAAATGACAACTGTTGAAGTACAAAGTCCAGATGTGTCCTACACATCCGACTTTATTCAATCCAACTACACCTACCATACCACCAAAGTACACACGGATGCCACAGGAACTACCATCGCCACCCCTGTCTCCACCAAGTATTTGTTTCGAACACAGCGACATGTTCCCAAACTCGGCGTCATGCTGGTAGGATGGGGTGGAAACAATGGTTCAACGGTGACCGCGGCCATCCTGGCCAACAAGCACAAAATGGAGTGGCCCACCAAGGAAGGTGTACAGACGGCTAATTACTTTGGTTCCGTCACACAGGCCAGTACAGTTTTTCTAGGGACTGGTCCTGAAGGGGAAGTCTATGTGCCACTGAAGTCTCTACTTCCCATGGTTGACCCTAACGATATTGTCTTAGACGGTGAGTATCTCAAGTTAAGATTTTCCTTTATATGAATCAGAATTGCATCAGACAAAATGCCAATACATAAAGCACCATTTCAAACTATTTTTTCCTAGATAAAATTacccaatatacatgtactttatactTATTTCCCACTTtacaatcatatatatatatatatatatatatatatatatatatatatatagataatagttacttttcgcaatgatcggtaaaagtataggtaaaaaataaaaatgaaacacgaaaacgtttagtaaagctttagcgctttcatttcaaatcttcagaagcttctgaagatttgaaatgaaagcgctaaagctttactaaacgtcttcgtgtttcatttttattttttacctatatatatatatatatatatgtatccatttgttttacaaaaaaaaaaggatgGGACATTTCATCGAAGAATCTAGCAGATGCAATGGAGAGAGCCAGAGTACTCGATTACAACCTACAAACTCAACTAAAACCGTACATGGAGAATTTTAAGCCCCGACCTTCAATATATATACCAGAGTTCATCGCTGCCAACCAGGCTGATCGAGCAGATAATGTATTAACTGGTACTAAGCAAGAAATGATGACAAAAATCCGAGAGGACATTAGAGAGTTCAAAAAATCTAGCTCTGTCGACAAAGTAATCGTTTTGTGGACTGCAAACACCGAACGATTTTCTGAAGTAATACCAGGTGTGAATGACACTGCAGAAAATTTGTTTAACAGCATTCGGGAAAATGAAAGTGAAGTTTCACCTTCAACTTTATTTGCAGTTGCATCCATTCTGGAAGGTGTAAGTGTACAGACAGAATGAATTAACATTATTACTAACATTTTCCCCGTAAATATTGCAAAAAGTTTACTCGGAAAAATCGTAGATGgcatttcaaatgatttcttTCAAGGCAAACAAGACGTgaaaatgaataagaaaatgCAGACAACGCATTGCTACACATGGTACGATAGAAACAGGTGAAGGAATCTGACAAAACTGTCCTAACATATTACATTCTCTTTTTGACAGGTAACCTTTATCAACGGCTCGCCTCAGAATACATTTGTGCCAGGATGTTTGGATTTGGCCGAGAAGAAAGGAGTGTTTATTGGTGGGGACGATTTCAAATCGGGCCAAACCAAGTTGAAATCTGTTTTGGTCGACTTTTTGGTCAGTGCTGGAATCAAACCACAATCAATCGTGAGCTACAACCACCTAGGGAACAACGATGGTAAAAATTTGTCAGCTCCTCAGACCTTTCGTTCTAAAGAGGTGAGATATTAACCTCTTTACAAGGTATTTTGCATGCAGTGCACCTTAAGTTGTGACATTATCTAAGGACATGACAAATCGTATTCCTGTTTTATACAACATTTCATGTTTGCGAACATCTACTATcgtttaaattttaaacttaaaggacacatcgcatgtttttaaactttttaattttttcaataaaattaattcatttcatgcctaaaactactttacatgtgttttaaaggaaacagtttgcgtagttttcgagtttgaaagcgatgaaattcaaatcttgcgatatgcatattttcttcgatattttacgcgccattatctgtgacgtcatatgcgacctcgagcgagaagatttgaaaacagttgttagccatttcattaacagattagatttaattgacaaacaaacaattatcacattaacggcttgtaaataacactgcattagggtgtttagtgccgtttaagggtgtacttgctgtcagtagagaggctttggactgtgtttttttcaattttcgaaggaaggtatgagggacaagacgtgtatattttttgtcggcacaacgactttgccataaaaaacccagtagaatttgtccctgtacttttttaaacaagcacttggacaaagacgtagataaactgcgagaaaatggttctatcgaagctacccactgttacatataggcctacggcttatgctttccgttctgctctcaaattcaatacacactcgcaccaactgaccttcaccttgtaacaccatataggcagaacttcgctagcagtgtctaccaactggtagttttaaaaaagaaatttgaagataaaatataattgaactttcaattataaataataaaatatgatatttcccaactttgaattgaattataatgctttcattttttttaaggaacacgtacgtgtttacaacaacgtacagcacgccgcgctcccacttcctaagtaacaacgtgtagataacaaaaaaataatgattaataatctaaaagtattgggattttcaccataagtttgataatttttattatttttttttctttctcgaaatgcacccgtgacagtaggcctagttgtcaatgatacataatcgtatcataatttagatctaacttctccaaaataaatttaataataattgcactgtttattttcaaaaagcaacaacgctaattacagttctatacagaaatgacattaccatattgtgtttagacagtgatcccatgtaaacattatttactcgcagatttcatactcgctttcctcgctacatttgggccgctatttgtatgcactggtggctaaaagatataagactcgggaaatttgttaacatcgaaataaatgttatccatggtaaatttattaggcccctaaaacccgagtttttaaaaatatctaacactacttttacaacaagttgatcgacgaaggtcgcatatgacgtcactgtaccacgtgactacctatctaattaactaggctttttgaaatcggggcttagatttaagtccgtattgtggctaattatcgcaatacttcagcgaacgaactattacaattaatttctataagcataaggaagacaaaatacatataattttgtatactttgaaaacacgatatgtgtcctttaaaagtaatttaataTAATTCATTTCCAGATTTCCAAAAGCAATGTTGTAGACGACATGGTAGAATCGAACAGGATATTGTACGACAAAGGCGAGACCCCAGATCACTGTGTAGTCATCAAGTACGTCCCCCATGTCGGCGACAGTAAGCGGGCCATGGACGAATACACCTCCGAAATCATGATGGGTGGGACCAACACAATCGTCATCCATAACACTTGTGAGGACTCTTTACTGGCCAGTCCACTCATCATTGACCTTATAGTTTTAGCAGAGCTATGTGAGAGAATTCAGTTCAAAGTCGAGAATGAGTCAAACTTTCAGAAGTTCAACTCCGTGCTGTCCATTCTGAGTTACCTCTGTAAAGCTCCATTGGTCCCAAGAGGGACACCAGTCATCAATGCCCTGTTCCGACAGAGATGCTGTATTGAGAATATTCTGAGAGCTTGTATTGGACTTGCACCGATCAACCACATGCTATTAGAATACAAACTTCAAAGGCCAGAGACGACCGTCCCCGCCAAGAGTAAACCGTCCACGAAAGCCAAAGTGAACGACAAGGACATTAGCGACAGTGATGATACGGACTGCGAGAAATGACCTCACTGAAGGATAGTGGACTCAATCAAAACTTCTCTCCAGCAGATTGTCAATAGATAGTTAGGTCGCTAATTAATTCTGATTTATGTTCAAGCATACAAAATTCGACATATATCTAATAGTGATACAGATTACATTACAAGC encodes the following:
- the LOC125648550 gene encoding uncharacterized protein LOC125648550 isoform X2, coding for MLLVYNDFFQLFKHEKQQFEMTTVEVQSPDVSYTSDFIQSNYTYHTTKVHTDATGTTIATPVSTKYLFRTQRHVPKLGVMLVGWGGNNGSTVTAAILANKHKMEWPTKEGVQTANYFGSVTQASTVFLGTGPEGEVYVPLKSLLPMVDPNDIVLDGWDISSKNLADAMERARVLDYNLQTQLKPYMENFKPRPSIYIPEFIAANQADRADNVLTGTKQEMMTKIREDIREFKKSSSVDKVIVLWTANTERFSEVIPGVNDTAENLFNSIRENESEVSPSTLFAVASILEGVTFINGSPQNTFVPGCLDLAEKKGVFIGGDDFKSGQTKLKSVLVDFLVSAGIKPQSIVSYNHLGNNDGKNLSAPQTFRSKEISKSNVVDDMVESNRILYDKGETPDHCVVIKYVPHVGDSKRAMDEYTSEIMMGGTNTIVIHNTCEDSLLASPLIIDLIVLAELCERIQFKVENESNFQKFNSVLSILSYLCKAPLVPRGTPVINALFRQRCCIENILRACIGLAPINHMLLEYKLQRPETTVPAKSKPSTKAKVNDKDISDSDDTDCEK
- the LOC125648550 gene encoding inositol-3-phosphate synthase 1-A-like isoform X1, coding for MTTVEVQSPDVSYTSDFIQSNYTYHTTKVHTDATGTTIATPVSTKYLFRTQRHVPKLGVMLVGWGGNNGSTVTAAILANKHKMEWPTKEGVQTANYFGSVTQASTVFLGTGPEGEVYVPLKSLLPMVDPNDIVLDGWDISSKNLADAMERARVLDYNLQTQLKPYMENFKPRPSIYIPEFIAANQADRADNVLTGTKQEMMTKIREDIREFKKSSSVDKVIVLWTANTERFSEVIPGVNDTAENLFNSIRENESEVSPSTLFAVASILEGVTFINGSPQNTFVPGCLDLAEKKGVFIGGDDFKSGQTKLKSVLVDFLVSAGIKPQSIVSYNHLGNNDGKNLSAPQTFRSKEISKSNVVDDMVESNRILYDKGETPDHCVVIKYVPHVGDSKRAMDEYTSEIMMGGTNTIVIHNTCEDSLLASPLIIDLIVLAELCERIQFKVENESNFQKFNSVLSILSYLCKAPLVPRGTPVINALFRQRCCIENILRACIGLAPINHMLLEYKLQRPETTVPAKSKPSTKAKVNDKDISDSDDTDCEK